The Ovis aries strain OAR_USU_Benz2616 breed Rambouillet chromosome 6, ARS-UI_Ramb_v3.0, whole genome shotgun sequence genome includes a window with the following:
- the ZNF518B gene encoding zinc finger protein 518B, translating into MKDIGQQLYSTEVGDGCSALTMSPKQPNAHRGTRPDRPDSQTLLYQGSEAESAAMTIATCVKCKSVHEVPLQDLKKGTGQSQKEDKYVCFKCNLGVASPHFHFVNNSRSTTQVGNKPEAISSSVNHKFKVRNFKPGKYYCDKCRFSTKDPLQYKKHTLQHEEIKFVCSHCGCISYTKGEFQRHLVKHTGVFPYRCEYCDYGAIRNDYIVKHRRRVHEKAGAKRPPKAIARLEPKRISASKQNPELSKASSPSTAFQNKVSDHLSRFSLHASKDRTHSITLLPETKDYQKDVVCIPHKGALSEPPEVSLLENKSVEVEVLSPSKEPVQPGMPLTVVAPAELVVPANCLAQLMDVKVVNGTQQLVLKLFPLEETNSLDASGGDGGSSERGSKERGASEQEKMASTEPMQSLAIEGPVGKLAGIGSLQPSVQKQLKNVKWVRSYDFFMPNSGRHSSGESLLNPGRVESLQKKGYTYPHRATLPSIAFKGHSPLSLVKNGVLRSLGTSSNSFPYKAALSFTEDRRNLPSDPQQLFPVSAPPATISFSGEKDSLPLYQNDLGSRNEISLPAKMVAPPRKLQDNQTQEYKAVSNAGQVSSQHRSEYLRISVMGEDRVRAQQSGDKPLELKNPDQTNDSFDGPVISSVFSLSSGSENVPEGVKWNSSTSKIKSIELLRRKIAQLIESCGKPSSLAANSAHRHSVGKASKVTSKATPDGIQEINVSFTSSGYSTGTLPRPQDAGDVSGQLAHQQAYPQLVEGSSGKTESRLTKKPHVAAPVLIPKGAVLRVLNSSEDSHIIEATCEAPVNIPCTETELIKPLPLCPMKRTDPDVQFLTSESGPIDMSPNHDLSFRPKSRKESAHCSTVPRKPGSMHSPQGSSEMSKQAKLFPRSLPISKNKPRQISSSKKKSKIQTDPSRCFRDPSIFQVARQLRLIAAKPDQLIKCPRRNQPVIVLNHPDVDSPEVSNVMKVINKYKGNVLKVVLSERTRCQLGMRRHHIRLTYQNAEEASQIKRQMMLKMKLKKVHKSNYQVVDSSPDDSSQCIFKCWFCGRLYEDQEEWMSHGQRHLIEATRDWDVLSSKGK; encoded by the coding sequence ATGAAGGACATTGGACAGCAACTCTATAGCACAGAAGTGGGTGACGGATGCAGTGCTTTGACCATGTCACCCAAACAACCTAATGCTCATCGAGGGACTCGACCAGACAGACCGGATTCTCAGACTCTTCTGTATCAAGGCTCCGAGGCAGAGTCTGCTGCCATGACCATTGCTACGTGTGTAAAGTGCAAGAGTGTGCATGAGGTCCCACTTCAGGATCTGAAAAAGGGTACTGGACAAAGCCAGAAGGAGGACAAATACGTTTGCTTCAAATGCAACCTTGGCGTGGCCTCTCCCCATTTCCACTTTGTGAACAACAGTCGCAGTACTACTCAAGTAGGAAACAAACCTGAAGCCATCTCAAGTTCTGTCAATCACAAGTTTAAGGTAAGGAACTTCAAGCCAGGCAAATACTACTGTGACAAATGTCGCTTTTCCACAAAGGACCCTCTGCAGTACAAAAAGCACACACTTCAGCACGAAGAGATTAAGTTTGTCTGTTCTCATTGCGGTTGCATTTCCTACACGAAAGGGGAGTTTCAGAGACACCTGGTGAAGCACACAGGCGTTTTCCCTTATCGATGTGAGTACTGTGACTATGGTGCTATCAGAAACGACTACATCGTCAAGCATAGGAGGAGAGTCCACGAGAAGGCGGGGGCAAAACGGCCGCCCAAAGCCATCGCCAGGCTGGAGCCAAAAAGGATCAGCGCCTCCAAGCAAAACCCAGAGCTTTCAAAAGCTTCCAGTCCCAGCACTGCCTTTCAAAATAAGGTGTCAGATCACCTCTCAAGGTTCTCCCTCCATGCAAGTAAAGACAGGACGCACAGCATCACGTTGTTACCCGAAACCAAAGACTACCAGAAAGACGTGGTGTGCATCCCACACAAAGGGGCCCTGTCAGAGCCCCCTGAGGTCAGCCTGCTGGAGAACAAAAGTGTGGAGGTGGAGGTCTTGTCCCCCTCAAAAGAGCCTGTGCAGCCGGGGATGCCCTTAACGGTAGTGGCGCCAGCCGAACTCGTCGTCCCCGCCAACTGTCTAGCCCAGCTGATGGACGTGAAGGTTGTCAACGGAACGCAGCAGCTTGTGCTCAAACTGTTTCCCCTGGAAGAAACCAACAGCCTCGacgccagtggaggtgatggaggtaGTTCCGAACGTGGGTCTAAAGAGAGAGGTGCAAGCGAGCAGGAAAAAATGGCTTCCACAGAGCCCATGCAGTCCCTCGCAATTGAAGGGCCTGTTGGAAAACTTGCAGGCATCGGCAGTCTACAGCCATCAGTTCAGAAGCAGCTTAAAAATGTGAAATGGGTGAGGTCTTACGATTTTTTCATGCCAAATTCTGGCAGGCACAGCAGTGGAGAATCCCTGCTCAACCCAGGGAGAGTTGAGAGTTTGCAGAAAAAAGGTTACACGTATCCCCATAGAGCTACTCTGCCTTCCATTGCCTTCAAAGGCCACTCTCCATTATCTCTAGTGAAAAACGGTGTCTTACGTAGTCTTGGAACTTCATCGAACTCTTTTCCATATAAAGCTGCCCTTTCTTTTACTGAAGACAGAAGAAACTTACCCAGTGACCCACAGCAGTTATTTCCTGTCTCTGCACCGCCTgcaaccatttccttctctggagaaaaGGACTCACTGCCCCTATATCAGAATGACTTGGGCTCTAGGAATGAGATCAGCCTTCCTGCAAAAATGGTCGCCCCTCCCAGGAAGCTGCAAGACAACCAGACGCAGGAATACAAGGCAGTTTCAAACGCAGGCCAGGTTTCCTCTCAACACAGAAGTGAGTATTTACGCATCAGCGTAATGGGAGAAGACAGAGTCAGAGCCCAACAGTCCGGGGATAAACCTCTGGAATTAAAGAATCCCGACCAGACTAATGACTCCTTCGATGGCCCAGTGAtctcctctgtcttttctctgaGCTCCGGATCTGAAAACGTCCCTGAGGGCGTCAAGTGGAATAGTTCAACgtccaaaataaagtcaattgAACTCTTGCGCAGAAAGATAGCCCAGTTAATCGAATCCTGTGGCAAGCCTTCATCTCTGGCTGCAAACAGCGCCCATCGACATTCTGTAGGGAAGGCGTCTAAAGTCACTTCAAAAGCCACGCCTGACGGCATCCAGGAAATTAATGTGTCTTTCACCAGCTCTGGCTATTCCACGGGCACGCTCCCCAGACCTCAGGATGCTGGTGATGTTAGTGGGCAGCTCGCACACCAGCAGGCGTATCCACAGCTTGTCGAAGGCAGCAGTGGGAAAACCGAAAGCAGACTGACCAAGAAGCCCCATGTGGCTGCTCCAGTGTTGATACCCAAGGGGGCCGTGTTGAGGGTTCTTAATTCCTCTGAGGATTCCCATATCATAGAGGCAACCTGCGAAGCACCTGTCAACATCCCGTGCACTGAGACAGAGTTAATAAAGCCCCTTCCGCTCTGCCCAATGAAACGGACAGACCCAGACGTACAGTTTCTGACGAGTGAAAGTGGGCCCATAGATATGTCCCCAAATCACGATCTGTCTTTTCGGCCTAAATCACGAAAAGAGAGTGCCCATTGTAGCACCGTGCCCAGAAAACCCGGATCCATGCACAGCCCACAAGGAAGCAGTGAAATGAGCAAGCAAGCTAAACTGTTTCCCAGAAGTCTTCCCATCAGTAAAAATAAACCCAGACAAATCAGCTCAtccaagaagaaaagcaaaatccaGACTGACCCCAGCCGCTGTTTCAGGGATCCTTCCATTTTTCAGGTTGCAAGACAGCTTCGACTGATCGCAGCTAAACCAGACCAGTTGATCAAATGCCCCCGTCGGAACCAGCCCGTTATCGTGTTAAACCATCCTGACGTTGACTCACCGGAGGTGTCCAACGTGATGAAGGTTATAAACAAGTACAAAGGCAACGTCCTCAAGGTGGTGTTGTCGGAGAGGACTAGGTGTCAGTTAGGCATGAGGCGGCACCACATCCGACTGACCTACCAGAACGCTGAGGAAGCCAGTCAGATCAAAAGGCaaatgatgctgaaaatgaaactgaagaagGTTCATAAAAGCAACTACCAGGTGGTGGATTCCTCGCCTGATGACTCATCGCAGTGTATATTTAAGTGCTGGTTTTGTGGGCGGCTCTATGAGGACCAGGAAGAGTGGATGAGTCACGGCCAGCGGCATTTGATAGAGGCTACCAGAGACTGGGATGTTCTTTCTTCCAAGGGCAAATAA